From the genome of Novosphingobium sp. TH158, one region includes:
- a CDS encoding GDSL-type esterase/lipase family protein, which yields MAGAMVRPGWKSPSAWLRAAVVALAVVGALRLLAPALRPATRGMADDACPSAEASLLDKALLSLRVLGGDRPYFDHWTALCFYAEENAAILREGRKVETAFIGDSITRNWLISDPAAFAGPQVNRGISGQSAAQVLARFQSDVVALKPRTVHLMIGTNDVAGLHGPSRPQDWQAAIRAMVDLAQANGIAVILATLPPMAVNPVDPDHRPAEVIRQQNAWLAQFAAEKGLVLADYHAALADAQGGFRPGLSLDDIHPSEQGYAAMKPVLEGALAAVSARPAAEGR from the coding sequence ATGGCGGGGGCGATGGTGCGACCGGGCTGGAAATCTCCTTCTGCCTGGCTGCGCGCCGCCGTCGTCGCGCTGGCCGTAGTGGGGGCCCTGCGCCTTCTTGCCCCGGCCCTGCGCCCGGCCACGCGCGGCATGGCGGACGATGCCTGTCCTTCGGCCGAAGCGTCCCTGTTGGACAAGGCTCTGCTCTCGCTGCGGGTGCTGGGCGGGGATCGACCCTATTTCGATCACTGGACCGCACTCTGCTTCTATGCCGAGGAAAACGCCGCGATCCTGCGCGAAGGGCGCAAGGTGGAGACGGCCTTCATCGGCGATTCGATCACCCGCAACTGGCTGATCAGCGATCCGGCGGCCTTTGCCGGGCCGCAGGTCAATCGCGGCATTTCCGGCCAGTCCGCAGCGCAGGTGCTGGCGCGGTTCCAGTCCGATGTCGTCGCACTGAAGCCGCGCACCGTGCACCTGATGATCGGCACCAATGATGTCGCCGGGCTGCACGGGCCATCGCGTCCGCAGGACTGGCAGGCAGCGATCCGCGCCATGGTCGATCTGGCGCAGGCAAACGGGATTGCCGTCATCCTCGCCACCCTGCCGCCGATGGCAGTCAATCCGGTCGATCCCGATCACCGACCTGCCGAGGTCATCCGACAGCAGAACGCGTGGCTGGCGCAGTTCGCGGCGGAGAAGGGGCTGGTCCTGGCCGATTACCACGCCGCGCTGGCCGATGCCCAAGGCGGCTTCCGGCCGGGCCTGTCGCTCGACGACATTCACCCTTCCGAACAGGGCTATGCCGCGATGAAGCCGGTGCTCGAAGGCGCGCTGGCGGCGGTCTCAGCCAGGCCAGCCGCCGAGGGGCGCTAG
- a CDS encoding YqaA family protein, with translation MLRRLYEWTMAKASDPRAEWWLALFSFIEASFFPIPPHPVLGLMCLAEPKKALRFAAIATLASVAGGLLGYAIGYFLFDALGTQILALLGLTDSFPSARCYLNEYGFWIFVAKGATPIPFKLLTITAGFIGMGLGVFLLGSLISRAISFMIVGVLFRLFGAPIKAFIDKYLGLATAGFIALVVAGFLAITLLGGGGKEAEAKCAHPTTVQAG, from the coding sequence ATGCTTCGTCGCCTTTACGAATGGACCATGGCAAAGGCGTCGGATCCGCGCGCCGAATGGTGGCTGGCGCTGTTCTCGTTCATCGAAGCGAGCTTCTTCCCGATCCCGCCGCATCCGGTGCTCGGCCTGATGTGCCTTGCCGAACCGAAGAAGGCGTTGCGCTTTGCCGCGATCGCCACGCTGGCCTCTGTCGCCGGCGGCCTTCTGGGCTATGCCATCGGGTATTTCCTGTTCGATGCGCTGGGTACGCAGATCCTGGCGCTGCTTGGCCTGACCGACAGCTTCCCCAGCGCGCGCTGCTATCTCAACGAATACGGCTTCTGGATCTTCGTGGCCAAGGGCGCGACGCCGATCCCGTTCAAGCTGCTGACCATCACCGCCGGCTTCATCGGCATGGGCCTGGGCGTGTTCCTGCTGGGCAGCCTGATCAGCCGGGCGATCAGCTTCATGATCGTGGGCGTACTGTTTCGCCTGTTCGGCGCACCGATCAAGGCCTTCATCGACAAGTACCTGGGCCTGGCCACTGCCGGTTTCATCGCGCTGGTCGTAGCGGGCTTCCTCGCCATCACCCTGCTGGGCGGCGGCGGCAAGGAAGCCGAAGCCAAGTGCGCCCACCCCACGACCGTGCAGGCAGGGTGA
- a CDS encoding HK97 family phage prohead protease → MTEPAPTALRFAGYAALFGRRDAGLDVIAPGAFARSLAERSAPYPLLWQHRPDLRIGWIEKIAEDKRGLRVLARIDNPVGGAATALKRGSVTGLSFGYRVRTARNDGIGRELSDLLLFEVSLVTHPMQHGARVHLVE, encoded by the coding sequence ATGACTGAACCCGCGCCCACGGCCCTGCGTTTCGCCGGCTATGCCGCCCTGTTCGGCAGGCGCGATGCGGGGCTCGATGTCATTGCCCCCGGCGCCTTCGCCCGCAGTCTGGCCGAGCGGTCCGCGCCTTACCCGCTGCTGTGGCAGCACCGGCCGGACCTGCGCATCGGCTGGATCGAAAAGATCGCCGAAGACAAGCGCGGCCTGCGCGTGCTTGCCCGCATCGACAACCCCGTAGGCGGGGCGGCCACCGCGCTGAAGCGCGGCTCGGTCACCGGCCTGTCTTTCGGTTATCGCGTCCGCACCGCCCGCAATGACGGCATCGGCCGCGAGCTTTCCGACCTGCTGCTGTTCGAAGTCAGCCTCGTCACGCACCCGATGCAGCACGGCGCCCGGGTCCATCTCGTCGAATAG
- a CDS encoding phage head-tail connector protein yields the protein MKRVIVAQSTLAPQALAELKEWLGITTAQEDATLAALILAALESCEGFTGTLPIECECEELLPVSSQWMRIESRPVHAITAVEAIPADGPRVTLETGAYAIEFAADGAGLVRIVDPGLATRVAVRFTAGLAPDWTALPDGLRHSVVRLAAYHYRQREGDAGQAHPPAAVAALWRPWRRLRLA from the coding sequence ATGAAGCGGGTTATCGTCGCCCAATCGACGCTTGCGCCACAGGCGCTCGCCGAGCTTAAGGAATGGCTCGGAATCACGACGGCGCAGGAGGACGCCACGCTTGCGGCCCTGATCCTCGCCGCGCTGGAAAGCTGCGAAGGGTTCACTGGCACCCTGCCGATCGAATGCGAATGCGAGGAATTGCTGCCGGTCTCCTCGCAATGGATGCGGATCGAGAGCCGGCCGGTCCATGCCATCACCGCGGTAGAGGCGATCCCCGCCGATGGCCCGCGCGTGACCCTGGAAACGGGCGCCTACGCGATCGAATTTGCCGCTGACGGAGCGGGGCTGGTCCGCATTGTCGATCCCGGGCTCGCCACCCGCGTGGCGGTTCGCTTCACGGCAGGACTGGCTCCCGATTGGACGGCGCTGCCCGATGGCCTGCGTCACAGTGTGGTGCGGCTCGCCGCCTATCATTACCGTCAGCGCGAAGGCGACGCAGGGCAGGCCCATCCGCCCGCCGCGGTTGCCGCGCTTTGGCGTCCCTGGCGCAGGCTGCGGCTGGCATGA
- a CDS encoding DUF6127 family protein: MNREDMLAGLIAQAASTGADLVTLRAIVEESSELGAVRVLARMGLDDAKAHEDLSELRELLAAWRDAKRSAWRAFVSWALRGAAALLLIGLAYRLGFSEMLS, encoded by the coding sequence ATGAACCGAGAAGACATGCTTGCCGGCCTGATTGCCCAGGCCGCGAGCACCGGCGCCGACCTGGTGACCCTGCGCGCCATTGTCGAGGAATCGAGCGAGCTGGGCGCGGTGCGCGTGCTGGCCCGCATGGGCCTCGACGATGCCAAGGCGCACGAGGACCTTTCCGAGCTGCGCGAACTGCTCGCCGCCTGGCGCGATGCCAAGCGCTCCGCCTGGCGCGCCTTCGTTTCTTGGGCGCTGCGCGGCGCGGCGGCGCTGCTGCTCATCGGCCTCGCCTATCGCCTCGGATTTTCGGAGATGCTGTCATGA
- a CDS encoding tail tape measure protein — translation MADTVDTLLVDVRASTQGFAQDIAQMRGTFDGTLLSGFEQAGTVLERGLTTAIRKGTFGFEDLRRISLGIINDIAAQATRTLFDSIGLGGSAGGGGGTLGGLFGGLIGGLLGLPGRAIGGPVSPGKGYVVGERGPELFVPTSAGRIENALGAGGSRDVRIAISVNAPTGPAASQALQRSSRQVASAVRRALREF, via the coding sequence ATGGCTGACACCGTCGATACGCTGCTTGTCGATGTGCGCGCCTCGACCCAGGGGTTTGCGCAGGACATCGCGCAGATGCGCGGCACCTTCGATGGCACGCTGCTCAGCGGCTTCGAACAGGCCGGCACTGTCCTTGAACGCGGACTGACCACAGCGATCCGCAAGGGCACTTTCGGCTTCGAAGACCTGCGCCGCATATCGCTTGGCATCATCAACGACATTGCTGCTCAGGCCACGCGAACCCTGTTCGATTCGATCGGGCTGGGTGGTTCGGCTGGCGGGGGTGGTGGCACGCTGGGCGGGCTGTTCGGCGGCCTTATCGGCGGCCTGCTCGGCCTGCCGGGCCGCGCGATCGGCGGGCCGGTTTCTCCGGGCAAGGGCTATGTGGTAGGTGAACGCGGCCCCGAACTGTTCGTGCCGACAAGTGCCGGCCGGATCGAGAACGCGCTGGGAGCAGGCGGGTCGCGCGATGTGCGCATCGCCATCAGCGTCAATGCTCCCACCGGGCCGGCGGCCAGTCAGGCCCTGCAGCGCTCCAGCCGGCAGGTTGCGAGCGCCGTGCGCCGCGCGCTGCGCGAATTCTGA
- a CDS encoding DNA-packaging protein, with translation MNAANRNALLAWLLDQEEEVRLEHLRRLSEEERKEFASHWRLWARKDQLAPAGDWRTWLIMAGRGFGKTRAGAEWVRAVADSDPQARIALVGASLVEARSVMVEGESGLLAVCPPGRCPTFEPSLRRLTWPNGAQALLYSALEPEGLRGPQHSHAWCDEIAKWDNGSSRAMRVWDNLLLGMRLGESPRVLATTTPRAVPLMRRVLSREEDGVVVTRGRTEDNAANLPGRFVRDIRREYGRSQLGRQELDGELLEDIEGALWTRALIEAAREGFPSASPLQPESARIVIGVDPPASAGGDACGIIVCALGHDGIARVLADASVTRPSPERWARAVASAARAWTADRVVAEANQGGAMVESVLRAADVALPLRLVHASKGKSARAEPVAALYEAGRVRHCGTFPALEDELCGLMAGGAYEGPGRSPDRADALVWALTELCLKSRAAPRVHTDF, from the coding sequence ATGAACGCCGCGAACCGTAATGCCCTGCTCGCCTGGTTGCTCGACCAGGAAGAGGAGGTAAGGCTTGAGCACCTGCGCAGGCTATCCGAGGAAGAACGCAAGGAATTCGCCTCGCACTGGCGGCTTTGGGCCCGCAAGGACCAGCTCGCGCCTGCCGGTGACTGGCGCACCTGGCTGATCATGGCCGGTCGCGGTTTTGGCAAGACCCGCGCCGGGGCCGAATGGGTCCGCGCCGTGGCCGACAGCGATCCGCAGGCGCGCATCGCGCTGGTCGGCGCCTCGCTGGTTGAGGCGCGCTCGGTCATGGTGGAAGGGGAAAGCGGCCTGCTCGCGGTTTGCCCGCCGGGTCGCTGCCCTACCTTCGAACCCTCGTTGCGGCGGCTGACCTGGCCGAACGGCGCGCAGGCGCTGCTCTATTCCGCGCTTGAGCCCGAAGGCCTGCGTGGCCCGCAGCACAGCCACGCCTGGTGCGACGAAATTGCCAAGTGGGACAACGGCAGCTCGCGCGCCATGCGCGTGTGGGACAACCTGCTGCTCGGCATGCGTCTGGGCGAAAGCCCGCGGGTGCTGGCCACCACCACGCCGCGCGCGGTGCCGCTGATGCGCCGCGTGCTCTCGCGCGAGGAGGATGGCGTCGTCGTCACGCGGGGGCGGACAGAGGATAATGCCGCCAACCTGCCCGGCCGCTTCGTGCGCGATATCCGGCGCGAATATGGCCGTTCGCAGCTCGGCCGGCAGGAACTGGACGGCGAACTTCTCGAAGATATCGAAGGCGCGCTGTGGACCCGCGCCCTGATCGAGGCGGCGCGCGAGGGTTTCCCCTCGGCGTCGCCTCTGCAGCCGGAAAGCGCCCGCATCGTGATCGGCGTCGATCCGCCTGCCTCGGCGGGCGGCGATGCCTGCGGGATCATCGTCTGCGCCCTGGGCCATGATGGCATCGCCCGTGTGCTTGCCGATGCAAGCGTTACCCGGCCCAGCCCGGAGCGCTGGGCCCGCGCCGTCGCCAGCGCCGCCAGGGCCTGGACTGCCGACCGTGTCGTTGCCGAAGCCAACCAGGGTGGCGCCATGGTCGAAAGCGTATTGCGCGCCGCCGATGTCGCCCTGCCGCTCAGGCTGGTCCATGCCAGCAAGGGCAAGTCCGCGCGCGCCGAACCCGTTGCCGCACTCTACGAAGCGGGCCGCGTTCGCCACTGCGGGACTTTCCCGGCGCTGGAGGACGAACTGTGCGGCCTGATGGCCGGAGGCGCCTACGAGGGCCCGGGCCGATCGCCCGACCGCGCCGACGCGCTGGTCTGGGCCTTGACCGAACTGTGCTTGAAAAGCCGCGCCGCTCCGCGCGTCCACACCGATTTTTGA
- a CDS encoding phage portal protein: MSFLQTLAAAFKGGGDRVPLARAYTSPWILAEAHAARAPFEYQGAVRRAYLDNPVAQRAVRLVAESIGQAPMLPVDPALAALVSETSAGQPLLETLAAQLVLHGNAFAQVVKDGRGRPIELFALRPERMSAQLGADGWPTAWTYRVGENVLTIPVLDEDASPNVIHIRHFHPVDDHYGAGCLSAADQAVAIHNAASLWNRALLDNSARPSGALVYDAGDAGGLTADQFDRLKAELANAFSGRDNAGRPMLLEGGLKWQSLSLSPADMDFATLKAAAARDIALAFGVPPMLLGLPGDSTYANYREANRALWRLTLLPLAGKLLGALGEGLKTWFADEKLAVDLDRVPALAEDRERLWSQVSAADFLSSDEKRALLGLPPRADADAEAAQAPAKPTRSRNKT, encoded by the coding sequence ATGTCCTTCCTCCAGACGCTTGCCGCCGCCTTCAAGGGCGGGGGTGATCGCGTGCCGCTGGCGCGCGCCTATACTTCTCCGTGGATCCTTGCCGAGGCCCATGCCGCCCGCGCGCCATTCGAATACCAGGGGGCGGTGCGGCGGGCCTATCTCGACAATCCGGTGGCCCAGCGCGCGGTGCGGCTGGTGGCGGAATCGATCGGGCAGGCACCGATGCTTCCTGTCGATCCCGCACTGGCGGCGCTGGTTTCCGAAACCAGTGCCGGGCAGCCCCTGCTTGAAACCCTGGCGGCGCAGCTTGTGCTGCATGGCAATGCCTTCGCGCAGGTGGTCAAGGACGGGCGCGGGCGGCCGATCGAACTCTTCGCCCTGCGCCCCGAACGCATGAGCGCCCAGCTTGGCGCCGACGGCTGGCCCACGGCCTGGACCTATCGCGTCGGCGAGAACGTGCTGACGATCCCGGTGCTGGACGAGGACGCGAGCCCCAACGTCATCCACATCCGCCACTTCCATCCGGTGGACGATCACTATGGCGCCGGCTGCCTTTCTGCTGCCGATCAGGCCGTGGCGATCCACAATGCCGCGAGCCTGTGGAACCGCGCCCTGCTCGACAATTCCGCCCGCCCGTCCGGCGCGCTGGTCTATGATGCGGGCGATGCAGGGGGGCTGACTGCCGACCAGTTCGACCGTCTGAAAGCCGAACTGGCCAATGCCTTCTCCGGCCGCGACAATGCCGGGCGCCCGATGCTGCTTGAAGGCGGGCTGAAGTGGCAGTCGCTGTCGCTTTCGCCGGCGGACATGGACTTTGCCACGCTCAAGGCTGCCGCGGCGCGCGATATTGCACTCGCCTTCGGGGTGCCGCCGATGCTGCTCGGCCTGCCGGGCGATTCGACCTATGCCAATTACCGCGAGGCCAACCGCGCTCTCTGGCGGCTGACGCTGCTGCCGCTGGCCGGCAAGCTGCTGGGCGCCCTGGGCGAGGGGTTGAAGACCTGGTTTGCCGACGAAAAGCTGGCCGTCGATCTCGATCGCGTGCCTGCCCTGGCCGAGGATCGCGAGCGGCTGTGGTCGCAGGTCAGCGCGGCTGATTTCCTTTCGTCCGATGAAAAGCGTGCCCTGCTGGGCCTGCCCCCGCGCGCGGATGCCGACGCGGAGGCTGCCCAAGCGCCCGCGAAGCCCACCCGCTCAAGGAACAAAACATGA
- a CDS encoding phage major tail protein, TP901-1 family, which produces MSAQKGAAFLLKISDGATPPVYRTVAGLRTTQMSITGDTVVITSRDSGGWRELLSGAGIRQVSVSAAGIFLGSEAENQIRGHVLAGTIDDYELSFEDGARMRGRFLVQRLDYSGDYNGERNYSLVLESSGEVVPA; this is translated from the coding sequence ATGTCCGCCCAGAAAGGCGCTGCCTTCCTCCTCAAGATTTCCGATGGCGCAACGCCGCCCGTCTATCGCACCGTGGCCGGTCTGCGGACCACGCAGATGTCGATCACCGGCGATACCGTGGTGATCACCAGTCGCGATTCCGGCGGCTGGCGCGAATTGCTCTCCGGGGCGGGTATCCGCCAGGTCTCCGTTTCCGCCGCCGGCATCTTCCTCGGCAGCGAGGCGGAAAACCAGATCCGCGGCCACGTGCTGGCCGGCACGATCGACGATTACGAGCTCAGCTTCGAGGACGGCGCAAGGATGCGCGGTCGCTTCCTTGTCCAGCGACTCGATTACTCGGGCGATTACAACGGCGAGCGCAACTACTCGCTGGTGCTGGAGAGCTCGGGTGAGGTGGTTCCCGCGTGA
- a CDS encoding phage major capsid protein, which translates to MDTPVPVDTLDTSFDIVARQDACDAAIEGLRTDVEDVKSRLDKVSRAAARPVLDGAAPVPSVEVKSFVDGYLRLGREAEVKSLSGAVAADGGFAVPREIDERISAQLRKMSPIRGIAQVVQVGTAGYRKLVTTTGVASGWVSETGARPETQTPKFAEIVPPSGELYANPAASQAMLDDAAFNLEEWLAGEIAAEFARAEGAAYVSGTGTNQPRGFLSAPTAATADATRAFGTLQFIGSGNATGFDTAPELKLIDLVHALKPGHRQGAVFVMNSATLSVVRKLKAADGSFLWQPGIMEGQPARLLGYPVVEAEDMPDVAANAFPIAFGNFRNGYLITERTATTILRDPYTNKPFVHFYATKRVGGQVLDSDAIKLLKIST; encoded by the coding sequence ATGGATACCCCTGTCCCTGTCGATACGCTCGACACCTCCTTCGATATCGTCGCCCGCCAGGATGCCTGCGATGCGGCAATCGAAGGCCTGCGCACCGATGTCGAGGACGTAAAGTCGCGCCTCGACAAGGTATCGCGCGCTGCTGCCCGCCCGGTGCTCGACGGTGCCGCGCCGGTGCCTTCGGTCGAGGTGAAGAGCTTCGTCGATGGCTACCTGCGCCTTGGCCGTGAAGCCGAGGTGAAATCGCTGTCCGGCGCGGTCGCGGCCGATGGCGGCTTTGCCGTCCCGCGCGAGATCGACGAGCGCATCTCTGCCCAACTGAGGAAGATGAGCCCGATCCGCGGCATCGCGCAGGTCGTCCAGGTCGGCACGGCCGGCTATCGCAAGCTGGTGACCACCACCGGAGTCGCTTCCGGCTGGGTCAGCGAAACCGGCGCCCGCCCGGAAACCCAGACGCCAAAGTTCGCCGAAATTGTCCCGCCCTCGGGCGAGCTCTACGCCAATCCGGCGGCAAGCCAGGCCATGCTCGACGATGCGGCCTTCAACCTTGAAGAATGGCTGGCCGGTGAAATCGCCGCCGAATTCGCCCGCGCCGAAGGGGCCGCCTATGTCAGCGGCACCGGCACGAACCAGCCGCGCGGTTTCCTCTCCGCGCCGACTGCGGCCACCGCCGATGCCACCCGCGCCTTCGGCACGCTGCAGTTCATCGGCAGCGGCAATGCCACCGGCTTCGACACGGCGCCGGAACTGAAGCTGATCGACCTGGTCCACGCACTGAAGCCCGGCCATCGCCAGGGCGCCGTCTTCGTGATGAATTCGGCAACGCTTTCGGTGGTGCGCAAGCTCAAGGCGGCGGACGGCTCGTTCCTGTGGCAGCCGGGCATCATGGAAGGCCAGCCGGCCCGCCTGCTGGGCTATCCGGTGGTCGAGGCCGAGGACATGCCGGACGTTGCCGCCAATGCCTTCCCGATCGCCTTCGGCAACTTCCGCAATGGCTACCTGATCACCGAACGGACCGCGACGACGATCCTGCGCGATCCCTACACCAACAAGCCGTTCGTTCACTTCTACGCCACCAAGCGCGTGGGCGGCCAGGTGCTCGATTCGGATGCGATCAAACTGCTGAAGATCTCCACCTGA
- a CDS encoding DUF3168 domain-containing protein — MEVPFRAALLGWLAADPALSAALNAIVEEAPSRTALPWLAVVASASADWSVKDRQGREVRLALELHCRGDRPESASTLVAGIESRIAAMLRAQDGFEIVSSQFLRSRAEQRAANTRAILIEYRFRLIAP, encoded by the coding sequence ATGGAAGTGCCCTTCCGCGCCGCACTGCTCGGCTGGCTTGCCGCCGATCCGGCCCTGTCAGCCGCGTTGAACGCCATTGTCGAGGAAGCGCCCTCGCGAACCGCCTTGCCCTGGCTTGCCGTGGTCGCCAGCGCCAGCGCCGATTGGAGCGTCAAGGACCGTCAGGGACGCGAGGTGCGTCTGGCGCTGGAACTGCATTGCCGGGGTGACCGGCCCGAAAGCGCCAGCACCCTTGTTGCCGGCATCGAAAGCCGCATCGCCGCGATGCTTCGCGCACAGGATGGCTTCGAGATCGTCTCCAGCCAGTTCCTGCGCAGCCGCGCGGAACAGCGCGCCGCCAACACCCGCGCGATCCTTATCGAATACCGGTTCCGCCTGATTGCGCCCTGA
- a CDS encoding gene transfer agent family protein, with the protein MSAGANPLRGEAELLVAGRPRVLRPTFSALVAAEEELGPLFALVERAGEGQLRIAEMAALFWHCLNDRDGLTREVVGEAVAQAGLAACALPLRALLAQILQGRA; encoded by the coding sequence GTGAGTGCGGGCGCAAACCCGCTGCGGGGTGAAGCAGAACTTCTCGTCGCGGGCCGGCCGCGCGTGCTGCGCCCGACCTTTTCGGCGCTGGTCGCGGCGGAAGAGGAGCTCGGCCCCCTCTTTGCGCTCGTTGAGCGGGCCGGTGAAGGGCAGCTGCGGATCGCCGAGATGGCGGCACTTTTCTGGCATTGCCTGAACGACCGCGACGGACTGACCCGCGAGGTCGTGGGCGAGGCAGTGGCTCAGGCCGGCCTTGCCGCCTGTGCGCTGCCGCTGCGTGCGCTCCTCGCCCAGATCCTCCAGGGCCGGGCGTGA
- a CDS encoding phage tail assembly chaperone yields MSEGRFGTSALRFCSLAARMLGWHPAEFWDATPAELAAILAPQGADGGLSRNDLTRMMEQDNG; encoded by the coding sequence GTGAGCGAGGGGCGCTTCGGCACTTCCGCCCTGCGCTTCTGTTCGCTCGCCGCCCGTATGCTCGGCTGGCACCCCGCCGAATTCTGGGACGCAACCCCTGCAGAACTTGCCGCCATCCTCGCCCCGCAAGGCGCAGACGGCGGACTCTCGCGCAACGATCTCACCCGAATGATGGAGCAGGATAATGGCTGA